Proteins encoded in a region of the Ornithodoros turicata isolate Travis chromosome 3, ASM3712646v1, whole genome shotgun sequence genome:
- the LOC135388660 gene encoding uncharacterized protein LOC135388660 isoform X1 produces MPFQLSSMGLKKLIKWSIMCRKELKPKPDQAPTQTLQPWDASSLHLVSSKTYLCGSRNTRRLLVLLEDLRRLYADSWAKVMGCLEKCYDVIEAQSPNHLKAFCAIILLWVKLGDTIADTFDVDNWKDPVLARVSSANVRLLRRWKDSMERTSNFIYECRTDSIPEVTKVFDQEHLACEVETATLFQVTPDRLTQYVDTVKAYSKKSPLRHKDEKKFLNTEATLTKSLSQLNLQDMAS; encoded by the exons ATGCCGTTTCAGCTTTCTTCAATGGGTCTCAAGAAGCTGATCAAGTGGAGCATCATGTGCCGAAAGGAGTTGAAGCCAAAGCCCGATCAAGCTCCGACGCAGACGCTTCAGCCTTGGGACGCGTCTAGCCTGCACTTGGTCAGCAGTAAAACCTACCTTTGTGGCAGCAGAAATACACG GCGCCTTCTAGTCCTCCTTGAAGATCTCCGCCGGCTGTACGCAGACTCTTGGGCGAAAGTCATGGGTTGTCTGGAGAAATGCTACGACGTCATTGAAGCCCAGAGTCCTAATCACCTCAAAGCCTTCTGCGCCATCATTCTACTTTGGGTGAAGCTTGGTGATACCATAGCGGACACCTTCGACGTCGACAACTGGAAAGATCCAGTCCTGGCCCGCGTGTCTTCCGCGAACGTCCGGCTTCTACGTCGCTGGAAAGACTCTATGGAGCGGACGTCAAACTTCATCTACGAGTGCCGTACAGATTCAATTCCTGAAGTGACGAAAGTGTTCGACCAGGAACATCTAGCCTGCGAGGTAGAGACCGCAACCCTATTTCAAGTGACCCCAGATAGGCTTACCCAGTACGTGGACACTGTAAAAGCGTACTCCAAAAAATCGCCCTTAAGACACAAAGACGAAAAGAAATTCCTAAACACGGAAGCTACATTGACCAAGTCGTTGAGCCAGTTAAACCTTCAGGACATGGCGTCTTAA
- the LOC135389694 gene encoding uncharacterized protein LOC135389694: MATQVDSARSWAVAVACCWINGFILALVRSSAVIYVGTLHAFDVDRQQASWPITLTVVCNCFGKPLAGVLARYVSIWKVTLIGCIMASFAVCVSFHATNIIFLAAFLGVVQGTGVGLTGLHPVVINQHFHRHRATASGISAAGFTIGGLIFPPLVQALLQQYGFRGTLLIIGAIMLNAGAGAFMQGDPPKQSILPSQSDIQPTKPSGSTSSPIARNGTAIKADGTNRILDEPGRKCLKYDGIITREPEYEHALLHDHEALFHKRDRTEQDDDQQHCNTHFDSKGDISRMSYEMKQATDRKTHNELSDVTEPFMEKSMNNNGQLKTSFSPPCTKPDYFLSFLFKLKFYLIAMSFAQILNCMVSYMTVIVDFAADRGVTRWYAVFLITTYNISDLVARLGSGWITDKGYLSRSAVMSLHLFVWGAVQYMIPACDDFYYQVMMAVMCGWCTGCTIILVPVLFMELVGIDKLGVCYGMATLLAGFLGFARPPLIGYYRDALGDYEGLFNLFGALSASIAFLWLCIAIWERCKCREIVKRFRNMLSYFAPQRSTTPKGSVY; encoded by the exons ATGGCTACACAAGTGGACTCTGCTCGCAGTTGGGCAGTGGCTGTGGCCTGTTGTTGGATTAATGGGTTCATCTTGGCCCTGGTGAGGTCATCGGCTGTCATCTATGTAGGAACTCTGCACGCATTCGACGTTGACAGGCAACAGGCCTCTTGGCCCATAACGTTAACGGTGGTCTGCAATTGCTTTGGCA AACCGCTGGCCGGTGTGCTGGCCAGATACGTGAGCATCTGGAAGGTAACACTCATCGGCTGCATCATGGCCTCCTTTGCTGTCTGCGTGTCCTTTCACGCCACGAACATTATCTTTCTGGCTGCCTTCCTAGGTGTCGTACAAG GAACGGGCGTTGGATTGACGGGGCTTCATCCAGTGGTCATCAACCAGCACTTCCACCGGCATCGGGCCACAGCCTCAGGCATCAGCGCTGCTGGGTTCACTATAGGCGGCCTCATATTTCCTCCACTGGTTCAAGCACTACTGCAACAATATGGCTTCCGTGGAACACTCCTCATCATTGGTGCTATCATGCTTAACGCGGGTGCTGGAGCATTCATGCAAGGAGATCCACCTAAACAGTCAATTCTTCCTAGTCAGTCTGACATTCAGCCTACAAAACCATCGGGATCCACGTCGTCCCCAATTGCACGAAACGGCACAGCAATCAAAGCAGATGGCACGAATCGAATACTGGACGAGCCTGGAAGAAAATGTTTAAAATATGATGGGATTATTACGAGGGAACCTGAATATGAGCATGCTCTACTGCATGACCATGAGGCCTTGTTCCACAAGAGGGATAGGACAGAACAAGACGACGACCAGCAACATTGCAACACTCATTTTGACAGCAAGGGAGACATTTCGAGGATGTCATACGAGATGAAACAAGCAACCGATAGAAAGACCCACAATGAACTGTCCGATGTCACAGAGCCGTTTATGGAAAAATCGATGAACAACAACGGTCAACTGAAGACGTCCTTTTCCCCTCCTTGTACGAAGCCAGACTATTTCCTGTCCTTCCTCTTCAAGCTAAAGTTCTATCTGATCGCGATGTCTTTCGCACAGATCCTGAACTGTATGGTGTCTTACATGACTGTCATCGTGGACTTCGCCGCAGACCGTGGCGTGACGCGATGGTACGCCGTCTTTCTCATAACCACCTATAACATCAGTGACCTCGTGGCGAGACTCGGGTCTGGTTGGATAACGGACAAAGGTTACCTCTCACGCAGTGCAGTGATGTCGCTTCACCTTTTCGTGTGGGGTGCTGTCCAATACATGATCCCGGCGTGCGACGACTTTTACTACCAGGTGATGATGGCTGTGATGTGTGGATGGTGTACGGGATGCACCATCATATTGGTGCCGGTGCTTTTCATGGAACTTGTGGGTATCGACAAACTTGGTGTATGCTACGGAATGGCCACCCTACTAGCGGGATTTTTAGGGTTCGCAAGACCACCGTTAATAG GTTACTACAGAGACGCCCTAGGAGACTACGAGGGCTTGTTCAATTTATTCGGCGCGCTCTCCGCGTCCATAGCATTTTTGTGGTTGTGCATTGCTATCTGGGAAAGGTGTAAGTGCCGAGAGATTGTCAAACGGTTCCGAAATATGTTGTCGTATTTTGCACCCCAACGTAGTACAACGCCGAAGGGGTCAGTCTACTGA
- the LOC135388660 gene encoding uncharacterized protein LOC135388660 isoform X2 produces the protein MGLKKLIKWSIMCRKELKPKPDQAPTQTLQPWDASSLHLVSSKTYLCGSRNTRRLLVLLEDLRRLYADSWAKVMGCLEKCYDVIEAQSPNHLKAFCAIILLWVKLGDTIADTFDVDNWKDPVLARVSSANVRLLRRWKDSMERTSNFIYECRTDSIPEVTKVFDQEHLACEVETATLFQVTPDRLTQYVDTVKAYSKKSPLRHKDEKKFLNTEATLTKSLSQLNLQDMAS, from the exons ATGGGTCTCAAGAAGCTGATCAAGTGGAGCATCATGTGCCGAAAGGAGTTGAAGCCAAAGCCCGATCAAGCTCCGACGCAGACGCTTCAGCCTTGGGACGCGTCTAGCCTGCACTTGGTCAGCAGTAAAACCTACCTTTGTGGCAGCAGAAATACACG GCGCCTTCTAGTCCTCCTTGAAGATCTCCGCCGGCTGTACGCAGACTCTTGGGCGAAAGTCATGGGTTGTCTGGAGAAATGCTACGACGTCATTGAAGCCCAGAGTCCTAATCACCTCAAAGCCTTCTGCGCCATCATTCTACTTTGGGTGAAGCTTGGTGATACCATAGCGGACACCTTCGACGTCGACAACTGGAAAGATCCAGTCCTGGCCCGCGTGTCTTCCGCGAACGTCCGGCTTCTACGTCGCTGGAAAGACTCTATGGAGCGGACGTCAAACTTCATCTACGAGTGCCGTACAGATTCAATTCCTGAAGTGACGAAAGTGTTCGACCAGGAACATCTAGCCTGCGAGGTAGAGACCGCAACCCTATTTCAAGTGACCCCAGATAGGCTTACCCAGTACGTGGACACTGTAAAAGCGTACTCCAAAAAATCGCCCTTAAGACACAAAGACGAAAAGAAATTCCTAAACACGGAAGCTACATTGACCAAGTCGTTGAGCCAGTTAAACCTTCAGGACATGGCGTCTTAA